The genome window GCCCGCGCGGCGCTCGGCGAAGCGGTACGCGGCCCAGACGCTCCACCCGTGCAGCAGGGCCTGGGGAATCGCCACCACCGCGCGGTAGCCCTGGGGGTGGGTGATGCCGAGCAGGTCCGCCAGCTTCAGGAAGCCGGCCAGCACCCCGGGCAGCGCCCAGTTGCGGATGCCATCCTTCCACTCCCAGGCCAGCACGCCATAGCCGTGGACGCGCCAGAAGGCCGGCTCCAGCGCCTGGTACACCTCGTCCGGGTGGATGCGGCCGAGCTGCAGCACGGCGATGACGGCCGGCAGCAGCGCCACCCCCGACAGCAGGAGGACGTGCCAGCGCTGGCCATGGCCTGGGGCGGGGCTGGGGAGGTCCGGGGTCGGCTCGGACGTTGAATCGGGAACGTTGGGAGCCGGAGGCTGGGGCGCGGGCACGGACACGGTCGTGGCCGACTCTCCCCGCCCCCGGGCCCGGGTGCAAGGTACGTGACGTTTGTCCGTTCGCCCCCCACTCGACTAGGAACGACCAACCCTGTGAGGAGACCAGACATGCCAGACGTCATCGTGGTGGGCGCGGGCCACAACGGACTCGTGACAGCGGCGCTGCTCGCGCGCCGCGGACTCTCCGTCACCGTCCTGGAGGAGAAGGACGTGATTGGCGGCGCGTGCCGGACGGAGTACCCGTTCCGCACCGCGCCCAGGCTGGGCGTGTCCACCGGCGCGTACCTGCTGGGCCTGATGCCGCCGGAGCTCTTGCGCGAGCTGGAGCTGGACCTGCCCCTCAAGCGCAGGGACCCGCACTATTTCCTGCCCACCACCGGCAAGCGCTACCTCCTGTTCGGCTCGGACGAGCGCGAGCTGAAGCGCCAGTTCCTCGAGTTCTTCTCCCAGCAGGACTACGACGCGCACGTGGCGATGAACGCGGAGCTGGCGGCGCTGCGCGACGACATCGCCCCCGCGTGGCTCAAGCCGCCCTTGTCCCTGGAGGAGTCCGCCGAGCGCTACATCCGCCCTGCCCTGCGCGACGCCTTCGTCCGGCTGTGCCGCGGTACGGCGCGCGAGTACCTGGAGCGCTTCGGCTTCAAGTCCGACCTGGTGAAGGCGATGTACGCGGTGACGGACGCCTTCTCCGGCCTGGACGGCGGCTACGACACGCCGGGCACGGGCATGAACCTGCTCGTCCACAACATGTGCCGGCTGCCCGGCAGCGGCGGCACGTGGATGATTGTCGGCGGAGGCATGGGCACCGTCACCCAGTCCATCGCCAACGTGGCGCGCAAGTACGGCGCCACCATCCGCACCGGCGCGAAGGTGGCGTCCGTGCGCGTGGACCGGGGCGTGGTGAAGGGCGTGGTGCTGGCCAACGGCGAGGAGATGAAGGCCTCCGTGGTGGTGTCCAACGGGGACCCGTTCCGCACGCTGAAGCTGCTGGAGCAGGACGCGCTGCCCGCGGACTACCGGACGAAGGTGAACGCCATGGCCGTGGGGGGCACCACGCTGAAGGTGAACCTGTGCCTGAAGGAGCTGCCCACCTTCACCTGCCTCCCGGAGAACCGCGGCCAGTTGGGGCCCACCATCCACCTGCTGCCCGAAGAGGACGACGTGCTCGGCGCGCTGGCGCGCGGGTACCGGGACACGCAGGAGGGCCGGCTGTCGGAGTTCCCCTCCATCGAGTGGTACATCCACACCACGGTGGACCCGTCGCTGCGCGACGCGGAGGGCCACCACAACTCCGCCCTCTTCGTGGAGTGGGTGCCGTACGCGCTGAAGGGCACCACGTGGGAGCAGGAGGAGGCGCGCTACGTGAAGCACCTCCTGTCCATCTGCGACCGCTTCGCGCCCGGCACCAGCGACAAGGTGCAGGAGTACTTCGCGCTCACGCCCCCGAAAATCGAGAGCCACTTCGGAATCACGGGGGGCCACATCCATCATGTGGACAACAAGCTGGGCTTCTCGGACCGGCTGCCCTACGAGACGCCGGTGCAGGGGCTCTACTTCTGTAGTGCCGGGTGCCACCCCGCGGGCAGCGTCATCGGCGCGGCCGGACACAACGCGGCCAACGTGGTGCTACAGGCGCTGGGACGGTGAGTGCAATCCCACCTGGTGGGCAGGCAACGAGATGGATCATTCACGCCGTCGTGTTTAGATGACCAACCCCATGAGCTACCTCGTCCTCGCGCGTAAATGGCGTCCGCAGAAGTTCGATGACATGACCGGCCAGGAGCACGTGGTCCGGACCGTCGCGAACGCCATCAAGATGGACCGGGTCGCTCACGCGTACCTGTTCTGTGGTCCTCGTGGGGTGGGCAAGACGACGGCCGCCCGCCTGCTCGCCAAGGCCCTCAACTGTGAGAAGGGCCCCACGGCGAACCCGTGCGGCGAGTGCAAGGCCTGCACGGAAATCGCCGCGGGCACCAGCGTGGACGTGGCGGAGATCGACGGTGCCTCCAACAACGGCGTGGAGAACGTCCGCGAGATTCGCGAGAACGCGAAGTACCTGCCGCAGCGGGACCGGCACAAGATCTACATCATCGACGAGGTCCACATGCTGTCGGGGGCGGCGTTCAACGCGCTGCTCAAGACGCTGGAGGAGCCGCCCGGGCACGTGAAGTTCATCTTCGCGACCACCGAGGCGCACAAGCTCCCGGACACGATTCTCTCGCGGTGCCAGCGCCACAACTTCCGGCGGATTCCGGCGGCGCGGATGCTCCAGCGGCTCCAGGAGATCTGCAAGGCGGAGGGCGCGGGCATCTCGGACCGCTCCCTGTCGCTGGTGGTGCGCCAGTCCGAGGGCGGCATGCGCGACGCGCTGAGCCTGCTGGACCAGATTCTCGCGTCGTGCGGCGCCAACCCCACGGATGAAGAGGTGGCCGAGGCGCTGGGTGCCATCGACCGCACGATGGTGCAGGACTTCGCCGAGGCGCTGGTGCGCAAGGACGCGAAGCGCGTGCTGGAGCGCGTGGAGGAGGTCTTCAACCGCGGGCTGGACCTGAAGCGGCTGGCGGAGGAGCTGGCCCTGCAGCTGCGGCACCTCTTCGTCACCAAGACGCTGAACGAGGCCCCGGGCGAGCTGGCCGAGTCCGAGCAGAAGGCGCTCATCGCGCTGGCGAAGGAGGCGGAGGTCGCGCAGCTCACCCGCCTGTTCGACGTGGTGCATGGCTGCATCTGGGACGTGTCGCGCGCGGCCCAGCCGAGGCTCGCGCTGGAGATGGCGCTGCTGAAGGCCATCCAGCTGTCGCCGGGTGGCTCGATTCCGGAGCTGCTGGCCCGCGTGGACCGGCTCGCGGCCGGGCTGTCCCAGGACGGTTCCGCCAAGAACACCGCTGGAGCGCCAGGAGGTCGCTCCAGCTCCGCGAACTTTCGCGCCTGAGTCACGGCACGACTCAGCCGCTCCTGTCTCCACTCCCGCCCCGCGTCCGTGGGACGCTCGGGGTGCGCCCGCGCCCGTGGCACAGTCCGCGCCGCCCTCTCCGGCGGAGCCTGTCCGCCACGCGGAGGCACCGCGCGCGGCCGAGCCCATGCTTCACGAGGAGGCACCTCGCGTCGCCGAGCTCGTGCGCCACGCGGAGCCAGCTCGCGCCCCGGAGGCGCCACGCCCCGCCGAGGCCATGCGCACGGCGGCACATTCACGCGACTCGGGTGCTCCGTACCCTGTGGAGTCGATGCGCGCGGCAGAGCCCCTTCGGCATCCGGAGCCGTCGCGCCCGTCCGCACCGCTCTACCCCGTCGAGCCGCCTCGCCCCGTCATGGCGACTCAGGCCACGCCCCCCATGCCGTCGGGCCCGGTCTTCGACGACCTGCCGCCTTCCGCGGCCCGGCCGCTCTCGTTCCTCCGCAACGGAGGCGGCGCCGCCGGCCATGCGATGGCAGCACCGTCGCCATCAGGTGGCCCCGCCTACTCCGCCGAGAGCATCACTCCTTCCGGCCCGGTGATGGACGGACTGCCTCCGTCCGCGGCCCGCCCGCTCTCCTTCCTGCGCAACGGAGGCGGCGCCCAGCCGCCCGCGCCAGTGCCCGTCGGGGCCACCCCGCTCTCCCGCACCACCGAGCCCGCGCCCTCCGTGCGCGTCACCAACGTGCGCCGGCCGGAGCCACCGTCCGCTCCGCCCGAGCCACCGCCGTACGAAGATGAGGACGCGCGCTTCTATCCCGAGGAGAACTCGCCCGAGGGCTGCGCCTCCGGAGAGTGCATCCCCGACGCCGCGCCCATCGACGGCCCCGCGCCGCTCGCCGCCATGCCCGCGCCCACCAACGGCGCGCACGCCATCGGCGCCCAGGCCCTCATGCCCGCGCCCACCCACGGCGCGCACGCCACCGGCGCTCGGGGCCCCATGGCCGCGGCCCCGGCGCAGACGCCCTCCGCCCCCGCGCGCCCCCAGCCCTTCACGCCCCCCGCGCCCGCGACCTTCGCCCCGGAGCCGGACCCCGAGCCCGAGCCCGTGGCGGCACCGGCCCCGAGCCTCCGCGCCCGGGACAACCCCAACCTGCCCCTCATCGACCGGTGGCGGGCCGCCGTGGAGACCGTGAAGGGCGCCTCGCCCCGGCACGGTGCCGCGCTGGCGAACGGTCGCCTCGTCTC of Pyxidicoccus xibeiensis contains these proteins:
- a CDS encoding phytoene desaturase family protein encodes the protein MPDVIVVGAGHNGLVTAALLARRGLSVTVLEEKDVIGGACRTEYPFRTAPRLGVSTGAYLLGLMPPELLRELELDLPLKRRDPHYFLPTTGKRYLLFGSDERELKRQFLEFFSQQDYDAHVAMNAELAALRDDIAPAWLKPPLSLEESAERYIRPALRDAFVRLCRGTAREYLERFGFKSDLVKAMYAVTDAFSGLDGGYDTPGTGMNLLVHNMCRLPGSGGTWMIVGGGMGTVTQSIANVARKYGATIRTGAKVASVRVDRGVVKGVVLANGEEMKASVVVSNGDPFRTLKLLEQDALPADYRTKVNAMAVGGTTLKVNLCLKELPTFTCLPENRGQLGPTIHLLPEEDDVLGALARGYRDTQEGRLSEFPSIEWYIHTTVDPSLRDAEGHHNSALFVEWVPYALKGTTWEQEEARYVKHLLSICDRFAPGTSDKVQEYFALTPPKIESHFGITGGHIHHVDNKLGFSDRLPYETPVQGLYFCSAGCHPAGSVIGAAGHNAANVVLQALGR
- the dnaX gene encoding DNA polymerase III subunit gamma/tau; this translates as MSYLVLARKWRPQKFDDMTGQEHVVRTVANAIKMDRVAHAYLFCGPRGVGKTTAARLLAKALNCEKGPTANPCGECKACTEIAAGTSVDVAEIDGASNNGVENVREIRENAKYLPQRDRHKIYIIDEVHMLSGAAFNALLKTLEEPPGHVKFIFATTEAHKLPDTILSRCQRHNFRRIPAARMLQRLQEICKAEGAGISDRSLSLVVRQSEGGMRDALSLLDQILASCGANPTDEEVAEALGAIDRTMVQDFAEALVRKDAKRVLERVEEVFNRGLDLKRLAEELALQLRHLFVTKTLNEAPGELAESEQKALIALAKEAEVAQLTRLFDVVHGCIWDVSRAAQPRLALEMALLKAIQLSPGGSIPELLARVDRLAAGLSQDGSAKNTAGAPGGRSSSANFRA
- a CDS encoding DNA polymerase III subunit gamma/tau encodes the protein MATQATPPMPSGPVFDDLPPSAARPLSFLRNGGGAAGHAMAAPSPSGGPAYSAESITPSGPVMDGLPPSAARPLSFLRNGGGAQPPAPVPVGATPLSRTTEPAPSVRVTNVRRPEPPSAPPEPPPYEDEDARFYPEENSPEGCASGECIPDAAPIDGPAPLAAMPAPTNGAHAIGAQALMPAPTHGAHATGARGPMAAAPAQTPSAPARPQPFTPPAPATFAPEPDPEPEPVAAPAPSLRARDNPNLPLIDRWRAAVETVKGASPRHGAALANGRLVSMRAGEIVLGFLPTAGFHKTAVSSPGGKAAVDKALAEHFGRPVKLTIQDIAADDTRMGLSIAEQDAQSRAAHEKSTDSKVRTHPAVRAVLKFLGGEIEHIQVYEPERPSAVPPTDTPDDSA